The genomic DNA AGAGATCATGATAAACGCGATCACTACAACAAACAATCTCTGACCATTGATAAATAAGCCACCCATATTCACTTGTATTTCTTCAAAGGGGGAAGAGAGATTCCGCGGGTCTGGTCCCCAGATTAACTGTGCCCCGTTTTGCAAGATGATTGACACGCCTAATGAACTCACAAGAAGATTGATCCGCGGGGAGTTGCGCAAAGGATTAAAGGCAAGTCTTTCCATTACAATTCCTAAAATAGCGATACAAATCATAGCAACAGGAATCGCCATAAAATAAGATAGATTTAATCCCTGGGCTACGGTTACCGCAACGAAAGCCCCCGCCATAAAGAGTTCACCATGGGCAAAGTTCGCCATATCCAGCATCCCTAAGATCAAGGTCAAACCGAGAGCCATTAAGACATATGTGCTCCCCATCACCAGACCATTGATTGTCTGCTGTAAAAATTCTATCACCGTTTCATCCACTCCTCTGCAAGTCGATTTGATAGGAATCGTTCCCCTAGAGTCTAAGAACCCTAGGGAAACTTGAGGTCTATTCGTTTAGTACTTATGCTCTCCGATGATCACGCGTTTTCCGTTTTCAATCTTCTCAATAACCAGCTTTTGGTTTGCTTGCCCGTTTTCATTGAACGTAACAGGTCCCGTTACGACGGGGAATTCCTTAAGTGCCACCATCGCTTCTCTGAATTTCTCACGATCGCCGCCTCCTGAATTTTTGGCTGCTTCGGCAAAAATCTGCATGGCTCCATATCCGTTAGCCACCTGCATATCCGGGTTGATCCCGTACTTCGCTTTATAACGCTCGACCATATTCTTGGAATCCGGGAAGTAATCATAGGCTTCAGGTTCAAAGGTCCCAATATGAATCACACCCTCGGCAGCGGTACCAGCAAGCTCTACAAATTTATCGTTGGCCAGTGCAGCTGTACCCATAATCTTGGCTTCGATCCCAAGATCGCGGATTTGCTTTACAATTTGAGCCGCTTCTGTAATCGTTCCTGAAATCAGCACACCATCAGGGGATAAATTCTTCATTTTGGTTAGTTGCGGATAGAAATCCTTATCGCCCGGCTTGTAGTATTCCATAGATACGACTTGGCTTGTGCCTATGTCCTTGACTTCTTTTTCGAAGATTTCTGCTGCTGTTCTTCCAAAATCCGTGTTTTCTGCAATCACGGCAATGTTTTTAAGTTGAAGCTCTTCTGTGGCGAATTTCGCTAGTACAGGGGCTTGCTGACCGTTATATAACGTATATCTAAACATATAGGGATGTCCTGGCTCCGTCACATTATCCGCTCCAGCAGCCGGTGTCATCTGAACGACTTTTTCTCTCTCGGTAATATCCCGCATAGCTAACGTATTCGAAGAGCTATGCGGACCAATGATAGCGGTTACTTTATCTTGTGTAATCAGCTTTTGGGTGGAGTTTACCGCTTCGGCTGGAATTCCTTTGTCATCTTCATAGATCACTTCAATTTTCAACCCTTCCATCCCGCCTTGTGTTTCGAGTTCCTCTAAGACCAAATCGATCCCTTGCTTAATCTGAGTGCCATAGTAAGCGGTTACCCCAGTTAGCGGAAGGACGGCTCCAATTTTAACC from Ammoniphilus sp. CFH 90114 includes the following:
- a CDS encoding branched-chain amino acid ABC transporter permease, translating into MIEFLQQTINGLVMGSTYVLMALGLTLILGMLDMANFAHGELFMAGAFVAVTVAQGLNLSYFMAIPVAMICIAILGIVMERLAFNPLRNSPRINLLVSSLGVSIILQNGAQLIWGPDPRNLSSPFEEIQVNMGGLFINGQRLFVVVIAFIMISIVYFAIQKTKIGIAMRACAFDMEIGKLMGIKVNTILFVTFAIGASLAALAGTLMAPIFSVYPTMGISATLKAFVVVLLGGIGNVSGAIVGGSILGLVETYAAGYWSSEYKDVIAFVMMIMVLLFKPAGLFGKHLQEKV
- a CDS encoding penicillin-binding protein activator, translated to MLKKKAKGLAMLSLLLSVVVSGCGGTNTTEVGAGEQSTGENGSKVVKIGAVLPLTGVTAYYGTQIKQGIDLVLEELETQGGMEGLKIEVIYEDDKGIPAEAVNSTQKLITQDKVTAIIGPHSSSNTLAMRDITEREKVVQMTPAAGADNVTEPGHPYMFRYTLYNGQQAPVLAKFATEELQLKNIAVIAENTDFGRTAAEIFEKEVKDIGTSQVVSMEYYKPGDKDFYPQLTKMKNLSPDGVLISGTITEAAQIVKQIRDLGIEAKIMGTAALANDKFVELAGTAAEGVIHIGTFEPEAYDYFPDSKNMVERYKAKYGINPDMQVANGYGAMQIFAEAAKNSGGGDREKFREAMVALKEFPVVTGPVTFNENGQANQKLVIEKIENGKRVIIGEHKY